A section of the Kribbella sp. HUAS MG21 genome encodes:
- a CDS encoding GNAT family N-acetyltransferase yields the protein MFRPAYPLLTERLELRPHRMDDLDDLFAFHSLPDVVRYTPWPVRDREATRAALERKLPQGELTAAGQWLVLAIELRETGTVIGEVLLKWASEADRQGEIGFALHSAYQGKGLAAEAAREMLRVGFEELGLHRIVAILDDRNLPSARLLERLGMRREAHHLEALHFKGEWANEYVYALLEDEWRAKTP from the coding sequence ATGTTCCGACCTGCGTATCCCCTGCTGACCGAGCGTCTGGAGCTGCGGCCGCACCGGATGGACGATCTCGACGACCTGTTCGCGTTCCACTCGCTGCCGGACGTCGTGCGGTACACGCCGTGGCCGGTGCGGGACCGGGAGGCCACGCGGGCCGCGCTGGAGCGGAAGTTGCCGCAGGGCGAGTTGACCGCGGCCGGTCAGTGGCTGGTGCTGGCGATCGAACTGCGCGAGACCGGGACCGTCATAGGCGAAGTACTGCTGAAGTGGGCCAGTGAGGCGGATCGGCAGGGCGAGATCGGGTTCGCGCTGCACTCGGCGTACCAGGGCAAGGGGCTGGCGGCGGAGGCTGCGCGGGAGATGCTGCGGGTCGGCTTCGAGGAGCTCGGGCTGCACCGGATCGTCGCGATCCTGGACGACCGGAACCTGCCGTCCGCGCGCTTGCTGGAGCGGCTTGGGATGCGGCGCGAGGCGCATCATCTGGAGGCCCTGCACTTCAAGGGCGAGTGGGCGAACGAGTACGTGTACGCGCTGCTCGAGGACGAATGGCGCGCGAAAACGCCTTGA